The following proteins are co-located in the Helicobacter pylori genome:
- a CDS encoding type VII secretion protein — MSKVQMDTEEVREFVGHLERFRELLREEVNSLSNHFHNLESWQDARRDKFSKVVDNLKGTFNEFDEAAQEQIAWLKERIRVLEQDY; from the coding sequence ATGAGCAAAGTGCAAATGGATACCGAAGAGGTCAGGGAATTTGTAGGGCATTTAGAACGCTTTAGAGAGTTACTAAGAGAGGAAGTGAATAGCTTGAGCAACCATTTCCATAATTTAGAGTCATGGCAAGACGCTAGGAGGGATAAATTTAGCAAGGTGGTGGATAACTTGAAAGGCACTTTCAATGAATTTGATGAGGCCGCGCAAGAGCAAATCGCATGGCTTAAAGAGAGGATTAGGGTTTTAGAGCAAGATTATTAA